The following is a genomic window from Opitutus sp. GAS368.
CCAGCGAGTTCCCCGACCGCGCGTTCAAGGGCCGGATCGCCCGCGTCGCCGGCGCCCTCGACGCCGCGTCGCGCACCCTGCAGGTCGAGGTGCAGATCCCGAACGAGAACGGCGAACTGCTCCCGGGCATGTTCGTCCAGCTGCGCTTCAAGCTCGTCTCGCCCCAGCCGCCGCTGCTGGTGCCGTCCAACGCCACCATCATCCGGCCCGACGGCAACTATGTCGCCGTCGTCGACGCCCAGGACAAGGTCCGCCTGCAGAAGGTCGCCTTCGGTCGCGACTACGGCACGCAGATCGAGATCACCGGCGGCCTCGCCGAAAACGCGCAGGTTGTCGCCAACCCGAGCGACGCCCTCGTCGACGGCCAGGCCGTGGAACCGCTGCGGCCCGACACCAAGAAATAAGGTGGGATTATGGAGGGCTCAGCTGGAGCTGAGCCCTCCATCAAGACAGTGCTTTACCCTCTCACTTCCCCCAGCCGGTGAAATGCGCGCCGAACCCCATGCGGTAGGCCCAGTCGGCGATGGTTTTGGAGACCGGTGAGGTGCCGCTGGAGCCGCCGTGACCGGCGTTGGCCTCGATGTGGATGAGCACCGGACCGGCGTCCGCCGCCACCGCCTGCTGCATCGTGGCCACATATTTGTAGGAATGCGCCGGAAACACGCGGTCGTCGTGGTCGCCGGTCGTCACGAGGACAGCCGGATACCTGGCGCCGGCCTTCACGGTGTGCAGCGGCGAATAGGCCGCGAGATACTTGAAGCCCTCGGGCGTGTCCGAGTTGCCGTAGTCCGACGCCCAGGCGGCGCCGACGGTGAATTTGTGGTAGCGCAGCATGTCCATCACGCCGACTGCGGGCACGGCCGCGCCGGCGAGGTCGGGCCGCTGGTTGACGACGGCGCCGAGCAGCAGCCCGCCGTTGGAGCGGCCGTCGAGCACGATCTTCCGATGTGTCGTGTAGTGCTGGACCACCAGCCAGTCGGCGGCGGCGATGTAGTCGTCAAACACGTTCTGCTTGCGCTCCTTGGTGCCGGCCTTGTGCCAATCCTCGCCGTATTCGCCGCCGCCGCGCAGGCAGGCGTCGGCATAAATGCCGCCGCGCTCGATCCAGACGAGCGGCGGCACCGCGAAGGCCGGCTTGTGCGTGATGTTGAAGCCACCGTAGCCGTAGAGCCACGTCGGCGCCGTGCCGTCGAGCTTCAGGCCCTTCTTGTAGACGAGAAACATCGGGATCTTCGTGCCGTCCTTCGACGGGTAGAACACCTGCTTCACCTCGAATTGGGTGAGGTCGAGCGGCATCTTTGTCTCGTTGAAGACCTCCGTCATGCCGCTGGCCAGGTCGTGGCGGAGCGTGGTGCCGGGCGCGAGGTAGGACGAGTAACTGATGAAGATCTCGGGATCCTTGAACTTGCCCGAGACGGCACCGACCGAGCCGACGCCCGGCAGCTTGATCTCGCCCGCGGCGCTGCCGTCGAGGTTGCACAGCACCACGCGATTCACGGCGTCGTGCATGTAGGTGAGCACGAACTTGCCGGCGGAAATGCGGACGCCCTCCATTGTGTCGGCCGACTCGGGCACCACTGTCACGGCCGGGGCCGCCGGGTGGTCGAGGTCGAGCGCGACGATGCGGTTGCGCGGCGCGCCCTCGTCCGTGCTGAAATAGAACGTGCGGCCGGCGTTGCCGAGGAAGTTGTAGCCGCTCACGAACTGGTCGATGAGCTTCACGACCGGGCCGTCGAACGACGGCTTCTGCGCATCGCCGAGGTCGAGATAATACACGCTGTTGCCCAGCTTGCCCGGCTGCGAAACCGAGATGAGCAGGTAACGGCCGTCGGACGACACCGCGCCGCCGGGAAACCACGCGGGCTGGTCCGGCATCGCATACACCATGCGGTCCTCGGACTGCGGCGTGCCGACGCGGTGGTAATAGAGCTGCCGGTTCTCCAGCTTCGTGAAGACCTTCGGGTTGCCGTCGGCGGGCGCCGGGTAGCGCGAATAGAAGAAGCCTTTCCCGTCGTGCGTCCAGCTCATGCCCGTGAACTTCGCCCACTTGATCGAGTCGGGCGCGTCCTGGCCGGTGGCGACGTCGCGCA
Proteins encoded in this region:
- a CDS encoding prolyl oligopeptidase family serine peptidase gives rise to the protein MAALAPVLALAAVSYPPSETVDHTDDYHGTKVADPYRWLEELDSPDTKAWVAAQNALTDSVVDAFPERAVIKQRLTELWNYPRTGLPFKEANWYFYTKNDGLQNQSPLYVTDGLRGAERLLLDPNTLSADGTVALALTSPSPDGKWLGYGLATGGSDWRELRLRDVATGQDAPDSIKWAKFTGMSWTHDGKGFFYSRYPAPADGNPKVFTKLENRQLYYHRVGTPQSEDRMVYAMPDQPAWFPGGAVSSDGRYLLISVSQPGKLGNSVYYLDLGDAQKPSFDGPVVKLIDQFVSGYNFLGNAGRTFYFSTDEGAPRNRIVALDLDHPAAPAVTVVPESADTMEGVRISAGKFVLTYMHDAVNRVVLCNLDGSAAGEIKLPGVGSVGAVSGKFKDPEIFISYSSYLAPGTTLRHDLASGMTEVFNETKMPLDLTQFEVKQVFYPSKDGTKIPMFLVYKKGLKLDGTAPTWLYGYGGFNITHKPAFAVPPLVWIERGGIYADACLRGGGEYGEDWHKAGTKERKQNVFDDYIAAADWLVVQHYTTHRKIVLDGRSNGGLLLGAVVNQRPDLAGAAVPAVGVMDMLRYHKFTVGAAWASDYGNSDTPEGFKYLAAYSPLHTVKAGARYPAVLVTTGDHDDRVFPAHSYKYVATMQQAVAADAGPVLIHIEANAGHGGSSGTSPVSKTIADWAYRMGFGAHFTGWGK